A window of the Helianthus annuus cultivar XRQ/B chromosome 4, HanXRQr2.0-SUNRISE, whole genome shotgun sequence genome harbors these coding sequences:
- the LOC110935593 gene encoding protein NRT1/ PTR FAMILY 1.2, producing the protein MEIHSIEEESEMTQEKSSRIRKGGFRTLPFILANESFEKVASYGLLPNMIIYLLVDYHMSFTKGTNIILIWSAATNFLPIVGAFLADSFLGRFLTIFLGSIISLMGMILLWLTTMIRDVKPPLCDPRNPSTCKSPTPIQYTLLYSAFAFMSIGAGGVRPCSLAFGADQIDTKDVTKRERRLESFFGWYYSMAIMGVMIAITAIVYIQDHHGWRVGFGIPVILMFISTLSFVVAYPLYYKMKVEKSLFTSLCQVIYVAWKNRRIELPNSVDGSWYNKNDANVTKPTDNLRFLNKACTLSIAHNTTDAIAKDQWIVCTVDQVEELKALIKVIPLWSSCIMLSVANSQTTFPVLQARAMDRHITSGFEIPAASFSFFTIVSIMVWVILYDRAILPLLSEIQGKPVYISVKLRMGAGLVCSIVALVISAIVEHVRKNKAIENGFLNNPQGVISMSALWLIPQHVLSGLADALNIIGQNEFYYTEFPKSMSSVAMALYMLGAAFASLLASLLLSTVNDLTKGHGKDSWVSTNINKAQYEKYYWLLGVMSCINLLYYVVCSWRYRSSVGKTVVEGNKTSDPGVELGSTS; encoded by the exons atggagaTTCATTCTATAGAAGAAGAAAGTGAGATGACACAAGAAAAGTCATCAAGAATTAGAAAGGGTGGTTTCAGAACCTTGCCATTCATCTTAG CAAATGAATCATTTGAAAAAGTGGCAAGTTATGGACTACTTCCAAACATGATTATATACCTCTTGGTGGATTACCATATGAGTTTCACTAAGGGCACAAACATCATTTTAATTTGGTCCGCGGCCACCAATTTCCTACCGATCGTCGGAGCTTTTCTCGCGGATTCATTTCTCGGCCGATTCCTCACCATTTTTCTTGGCTCTATCATTAGTCTCATG GGTATGATCCTTCTATGGTTAACAACAATGATCCGTGATGTAAAACCGCCCCTATGTGATCCTCGGAATCCTTCAACGTGTAAATCACCAACACCCATTCAGTATACTCTTCTTTATTCAGCTTTTGCTTTTATGTCCATTGGAGCTGGTGGGGTCCGCCCATGTTCTTTGGCATTTGGGGCGGACCAAATCGACACAAAGGACGTTACAAAGCGAGAGAGACGGTTGGAGAGCTTCTTTGGATGGTATTATTCCATGGCTATTATGGGGGTCATGATTGCAATTACGGCTATCGTTTATATTCAAGATCATCATGGATGGAGAGTCGGGTTTGGGATCCCGGTTATTCTCATGTTTATCTCTACTCTTTCGTTTGTTGTCGCTTATCCTCTTTACTATAAGATGAAGGTTGAAAAAAGCTTGTTTACTAGCTTGTGTCAAGTGATATATGTGGCCTGGAAAAATAGAAGGATTGAGCTGCCCAACTCAGTTGATGGCTCGTGGTATAACAAAAATGATGCAAACGTTACTAAGCCGACGGATAACTTAAG GTTCTTAAATAAAGCTTGCACTCTTAGCATAGCCCACAATACGACCGATGCAATTGCTAAAGATCAATGGATCGTGTGCACGGTAGATCAAGTCGAAGAGCTAAAGGCACTCATTAAAGTGATCCCATTATGGTCGTCGTGTATAATGTTATCGGTCGCCAATAGTCAAACCACATTTCCAGTCCTTCAAGCTCGAGCCATGGATAGACACATCACGTCGGGATTTGAAATCCCCGCAGCCTCATTCAGCTTTTTCACAATCGTATCTATAATGGTTTGGGTTATACTATATGACCGGGCTATCCTCCCTTTATTATCTGAAATACAAGGGAAGCCCGTTTATATAAGTGTAAAGTTAAGAATGGGGGCGGGTCTCGTGTGCTCAATAGTAGCGCTGGTGATTTCAGCGATTGTAGAACACGTAAGGAAAAATAAAGCGATTGAAAACGGGTTTTTGAATAATCCTCAAGGGGTTATAAGTATGTCTGCATTGTGGCTTATTCCACAACATGTTCTAAGCGGGTTGGCAGATGCGTTGAACATAATTGGTCAAAACGAGTTCTATTATACCGAATTCCCTAAGAGTATGTCTAGTGTCGCCATGGCACTTTATATGCTCGGTGCGGCCTTTGCAAGCTTATTGGCTAGTCTTTTGCTAAGCACTGTGAATGATTTAACAAAAGGGCATGGAAAAGACAGTTGGGTTTCGACTAATATCAACAAGGCTCAATATGAGAAGTATTATTGGCTCCTTGGTGTTATGAGTTGTATAAATTTATTGTATTATGTTGTATGTAGTTGGCGTTACAGGTCGTCTGTAGGTAAAACAGTAGTAGAGGGCAATAAAACTAGTGATCCGGGCGTTGAACTTGGGTCGACAAGCTAG